A genome region from Manihot esculenta cultivar AM560-2 chromosome 5, M.esculenta_v8, whole genome shotgun sequence includes the following:
- the LOC110614592 gene encoding uncharacterized protein LOC110614592 translates to MKEMLPSDNVMTDNFYSTKRLVQGLGLPVQKIHCCINGCMIYWENDKELTRCKFCDHERFKRLKHTVEKGKSQIPYKKMYYFPITPRMCMKDEYMFLTIIIHGPKNPKEKIDVYMQPLVQELKELWATGVNTYDAFRQNNFTMRAALIWTISDFPAYSMLSGWSTAGCTACPYCMENTDAFTLKRGSVSKSSPPIRTGEYLLKEIEQIGLRRIIDIDSHEINGRLSKRTGWLMNVTGKTKDNIKSRKDLNEICRRPELKKDPISEKYPKACYCLDNQSKMILCDWLKTLKFPDGYVSNLGRCVDSRKLRLFELSNFFRELTSTTLTNWDMQRLNEQIPVILYKLELVFPPSLFDSMEHLPVYIAYEALIAGPVQYRWMYPFESIYVEGVKSAQTNITDAAVDEKLETEFVQWFYKYAHELQNNVENQLIQDMVKGPLRSVTTFNGYCVNGCKFNTINGSSSSNSMNFGVCIKGSNYSSEESDYHGQLVEVLRLEYPGLPIKRTVLFKCYWFDPTPNTGTKVHRQYRIVNINNKRRYTKYEPFVLASQATQVVYASYPSKRHDKNDWWAVMKVKGRPVVEVSQTSSKTYEPFQEDDLDYAEVNMDDINQQHCLNDPSGGMTEIHDDVSTEKDEFLSDPDSDADADVDNEFNSYESE, encoded by the exons ATGAAGGAGATGTTACCGAGTGACAATGTCATGACGGACAACTTTTACTCAACAAAGAGACTAGTCCAAGGATTGGGGCTTCCTGTACAAAAGATACACTGTTGTATTAATGGTTGTATGATTTATTGGGAAAATGATAAAGAACTTACACGATGCAAATTTTGTGACCATGAAAGGTTCAAACGCCTCAAGCACACCGTGGAGAAAGGGAAGAGTCAAATACCATACAAAAAGATGTATTACTTCCCCATTACACCAC GTATGTGTATGAAAGATGAGTACATGTTCCTGACAATTATCATACATGGTCCCAAGAATCCGAAAGAGAAGATTGATGTGTACATGCAGCCATTAGtgcaagaattgaaagaactttgGGCAACTGGTGTGAATACTTACGATGCTTTCCGGCAGAACAACTTTACTATGCGTGCTGCTTTAATTTGGACTATTAGTGACTTCCCTGCTTATTCAATGCTCTCAGGGTGGAGCACAGCAGGATGCACTGCATGTCCCTACTGTATGGAAAACACAGATGCATTTACATTAAAAAGAGGGAG tgtaTCGAAGTCATCGCCGCCAATTAGAACTGGAGAATACTTGCTAAAAGAAATTGAGCAAATTGGGTTGAGGCGGATAATAGACATTGACAGTCATGAAATAAATGGTCGGCTTTCAAAGAGAACTGGTTGGC tGATGAATGTGACGGGGAAGACAAAAGACAATATAAAATCAAGGAAagatttaaatgaaatatgCAGGAGACCAGAATTGAAGAAAGATCCAATTAGCGAAAAATATCCAAAAGCATGTTATTGTTTGGACAACCAATCAAAGATGATACTGTGTGATTGGCTTAAAACACTAAAATTCCCTGACGGATATGTTTCTAATCTAGGGAGATGTGTTGATAGTCGGAAGCTTAGACTTTTTG AGCTTAGCAATTTCTTTAGAGAACTCACCTCAACTACACTTACTAATTGGGACATGCAACGGTTAAATGAACAAATTCCTGTGATCCTTTATaagcttgaactagtttttccTCCAAGTCTGTTTGATTCAATGGAACATTTACCAGTATACATTGCATATGAGGCATTAATTGCAGGACCAGTACAATATCGGTGGATGTACCCATTTGAGAG CATTTATGTAGAGGGAGTAAAGTCGGCACAAACAAATATCACAGATGCAGCTGTTGATGAAAAACTAGAGACAGAGTTTGTCCAATGGTTTTACAAGTATGCCCATGAATTGCAGAACAATGTAGAAAATCAGCTTATACAAGATATGGTAAAGGGACCACTCAGAAGTGTCACCACTTTTAATGGGTATTGTGTTAATGGATGTAAATTCAACACAATCAATGGAAGTTCAAGTAGTAACTCAATGAATTTTGGTGTATGTATAAAAGGGAGTAATTACAGTTCTGAAGAAAGTGACTACCATGGACAGTTGGTCGAGGTATTGCGATTGGAGTATCCAGGGCTACCAATTAAGCGGACTGTACTTTTCAAATGTTACTGGTTTGATCCAACACCAAATACGGGCACCAAAGTGCATAGACAGTATAGAATTGTTAATATTAACAATAAGCGTAGATACACTAAGTACGAGCCATTTGTATTGGCCTCTCAGGCAACACAAGTCGTTTATGCTTCATACCCGAGTAAGCGTCATGACAAAAATGATTGGTGGGCTGTGATGAAAGTTAAAGGTAGACCCGTTGTTGAAGTATCTCAAACATCTTCAAAGACATATGAACCTTTTCAAGAAGATGACCTAGATTACGCTGAAGTAAATATGGATGATATTAATCAACAACACTGCCTGAATGATCCTAGCGGAGGAATGACTGAGATTCATGATGACGTTTCGACAGAGAAAGACGAATTCCTTAGTGACCCTGATTCCGATGCAGATGCAGATGTTGATAATGAGTTCAATTCATATGAATCAgaataa
- the LOC110614596 gene encoding uncharacterized protein LOC110614596 produces MCSRRITLIVKERLIEEGHCWKTVPNETKEFYWQEFKKYFIWDQAIDSLVKIAWQKNAAERYRGLMWEIRKRKTKNLATPDSVLRKWQETWNTSDYKEKCDKFSANRHSEAGGSGSGISKHACRSVSQYTHQQRMRERLGREPHPHELFEAIHKRKGTDEFVDARSKAIYEAATQQQEGSNEPTPINEAQLYYEAVGRQKKSRVYGLGSQASAYFHEPSHSSFSHTSAPPVDPPTIEAMNMMQNKIDRLEIENSRITIVLDELQTFMHRMMSQQGIGTSTQSSAPREPPAPSPQ; encoded by the exons ATGTGCAGCCGCAGGATTACTCTGATAGTGAAAGAAAGATTGATCGAGGAAGGCCACTGTTGGAAGACAGTGCCCAATGAAACTAAGGAGTTTTATTGGCAGGAATTCAAG AAATACTTCATATGGGACCAAGCAATTGACAGCTTGGTAAAAATTGCATGGCAGAAAAATGCAGCTGAGCGATACAGGGGCTTAATGTGGGAAATCAGGAAAAGAAAGACGAAGAATCTTGCTACACCAGATTCTGTTTTGAGGAAGTGGCAGGAAACTTGGAACACTTCTGATTACAAAGAGAAGTGTGATAAGTTTTCTGCCAATAGGCACAGTGAGGCTGGAGGGTCAGGATCTGGCATTTCCAAGCACGCATGCAGATCTGTTTCACAGTATACCCACCAGCAGAGGATg AGAGAAAGACTAGGCAGAGAACCACATCCTCATGAGCTTTTTGAGGCCATACATAAGAGAAAGGGGACGGACGAGTTTGTTGATGCTAGGTCAAaagctatttat GAGGCTGCAACACAGCAACAGGAGGGAAGCAATGAGCCGACGCCCATAAATGAGGCCCAACTGTACTACGAAGCAGTTGGCAGGCAGAAAAAGAGTCGAGTTTATGGATTAGGGTCCCAGGCTTCAGCATATTTTCATGAGCCATCTCATTCTTCCTTTTCACACACTTCTGCACCCCCAGTGGATCCTCCTACAATTGAAGCAATGAACATGATGCAGAATAAAATTGATCGGCTAGAGATAGAGAATAGTCGAATTACCATAGTGCTGGACGAGTTACAGACGTTTATGCATAGGATGATGTCACAACAGGGTATTGGGACATCCACTCAGTCATCTGCTCCTAGGGAACCTCCAGCTCCGTCTCCACAGTAG